A single Leptidea sinapis chromosome 2, ilLepSina1.1, whole genome shotgun sequence DNA region contains:
- the LOC126975054 gene encoding zinc finger protein 93-like, with protein MTKHTRRMHIRDKSYSCDVCEKSFNDCGNMRKHKRIHSKNKPFACKEVVHDEEYLVDQDYINKEINLNEETFAHQETEHSDSEKKILSADPSLNHKKILCKNKKVYTCKVCGKNFADCTHYSKHNRTHTGKKPYSCKICAKRYSYPGYLKIHNRIHTGEKPFPCNVCGKCFSASGGLKKHTRRIHTCDESYSCDICGKIFNDPGNLWKHKKLHSNEKAYSCTVCGKRFNDASYLKRHSVRVHTDDKPYSCRVCEKSFNDANYLKVHNRIHTGEKPYSCNVCGKSFCASSDMKKHIRRMHPGD; from the coding sequence ATGACGAAACATACAAGGAGGATGCATATACGTGATAAGTCCTATTCATGTGATGTGtgtgaaaaaagttttaatgattgtggtaatatgAGGAAACATAAAAGGATACACAGTAAAAATAAACCTTTTGCTTGTAAAGAAGTTGTGCATGATGAGGAATACCTGGTGGATCAAGACtatattaataaagaaataaatttaaatgaagagACTTTTGCACATCAAGAGACAGAGCATAGTgactcagaaaaaaaaatattatccgCTGACCCTTCACTAAATCATAAGAAGATATTATGCAAAAATAAAAAGGTTTATACTTGTAAAGTGTGTGGGAAAAATTTCGCTGATTGTACTCATTACAGCAAACATAATAGGACACACACTGGGAAGAAGCCCTATTCATGTAAGATATGTGCAAAAAGGTACAGTTATCCTGgatacttaaaaatacataataggattcatactggtgaaaagccttTTCCATGTAATGTGTGTGGAAAATGTTTCTCTGCCTCTGGTGGTTTGAAGAAACATACTAGAAGGATACACACATGTGATGAGTCCTATTCATGTGATATATGTGGAAAAATTTTCAATGATCCTGGTAATTTGtggaaacataaaaaattacacagCAATGAGAAGGCTTATTCATGTACAGTATGTGGGAAAAGATTCAATGATGCTAGTTATTTAAAAAGACACAGTGTGAGGGTACACACTGATGATAAGCCGTATTCTTGTAGggtatgtgaaaaaagtttcaatgATGCTAATTATTTGAAGGTACACAATAGAATACACACGGGTGAAAAGCCTTATTCTTGTAATGTTTGTGGAAAAAGTTTCTGTGCTTCTAGTGATATGAAGAAACATATTAGAAGGATGCATCCAGGTGATTAG